The Larimichthys crocea isolate SSNF chromosome I, L_crocea_2.0, whole genome shotgun sequence genomic interval cacacacacgtagtgGAGAAGCTGCGCGAAATAACGCCGCAGTCGCTGCGTCACAGAGGAGACACGTCTAACGGGACGGCCTGAGTCTGACTAGGCGAGACAAGACAGACCGGGTGACAGACATAGGACAGCAGGACCACACTCAGTGGACGCGGACACCTCCTGCACAGAGAAGGTAAGCCATTATGAGCCGTTTGGACACACTTGGAAACGAAACGTCTTCTGGAGATGTTTGCTGACGCGTCATTCTTAAATGTGCCAATGAATTGCAGCAGGCAGCAAGAAAGTACTGGAAGACAAACTGAAATTAGATCAAGTGAATTAAAAAGGCAGAGAATTCACAACTAGAAggtctttgtctttgttacagtgttaattaaagaaaaatagttGTCCAAAAATAGTTGGATAGAAAGCCCCTGAAGTTTATTCCACATTGTGGGGTTCAAAGAAGGGTGTGGCTCTGTATATATAGAGGCCCACTCCCCACAGACCTTGATTCTGACATTAAGTTAAACTATGCATGCTATTTTGGGAGAGCTTTACTACTGTCttaaacacacagtacaacatttaaaacttggattctctctttttctctgtcaacATTTGTCCTTTCAATTTAATCCTAACTGTAGATATATGTTGTAATTTATGCACAAATTCAGATATACACTCAGTGAAAGTTAGTTTCTGGCATGCTTTACTTGTCTAAATGGCTGCAGCATAGGTTAGAGTATATGTAAGCACTGAATAGTTTTCCTGCCAGTTGGCTTAATGCAAATTCCATCTGCTGACTTCCCATTTTAGGTGAATGTGAAATCTAATAGAAAGTTCTAGTTCAGTTTCTTGTGCTCCTCTGCTTGGCTCTCGCTCACGATCACTTTGGACAATGAACAGACCACCTCCTTAGATTAAATCAGGAAAAAGTGGGATCATCATCATGGAGGGGAATGACACTTTCACAAGCGTCAGTGGTGTCTTGCAGTGcatcagcatttctctctctctctctctcttctaggCCTGAAACTATTGATTTCTGCACAGCATTGACACAGAAGACCGAACACAGAAATGGTAAGGCCCTTTCTCATCTTGAATGATGATGTAGATAATGTCAAACTACTGATCAGATCTTGTGTCTATGGAGGATGGGTGGTTTTATGTACCACTGAATGAACTGTGGACAGAATGAGGTCATTTTGTTGCCACCTGCAAACATGCGAGTCCTCTGCATCATAAAGGCAGCAGTGTAGGGTGTCATTGTGACCTGTGGCGACTGCACATCTGATAGACACACCTGCTTTACCAGCTTTATTCTAAAGACAAATGCTTTGTAGAATTATTTAAAGCTCGTGGCAGACATCCAGTTTTATTGTCCGAGTTGTAATTCAGTGCCCTATCATTAAACACTTCCTCGTAATTATGGTTTGCACAACTGTGGTCTTGGCAACAGAGGAAAAGGCAGCACctagggaggaaggaaggggtAGAAATTAAGCTCATAACATTAAATCCACATTAGTTACTTTTCCACATAAGAAATGTGATTAGTTAAAGGCCTGTTGCTAGGGGCTTGTGTTTGTGGCCCTGTTGCTATGTGGGTGAAGCTCTCCAGCTGTCGTGAAGAGTGATAGTCGCTGTGGTGAAGCAGACGATCAGAGCATTGTGCAGAGGCCTCCCCACAAGGGTGGAGAGCACATTTTGGCTGCCTGCCTTTCAATGCAGCAGTGATCTCTatggcagcagctgcagtttgagCCTCTAACACCTGAGCCTTACTTCCTACAGTGAATGAGCTCATGACAACTCCACAGGCCCAAAATGAGAAAGCTATGATGATAGCAGCCACTTTCAATGTTACAACAATGTCTTTTTGGAGagctttatgttttctttacatGCCCAATGTCTGTATGTGCTGTGGTATGACAGACCCCTGCAATGAGAGATACTTTGTGTGCAACCTGACCCCCTGCTACTCGCACACACCCACTGTCCCTTCCCCCTTAACACATGCAtcggcctcacacacacacacacacacacacacacacacacacacacacacacaaaaaaaaaaaaaaatgtgtttttcgtCCGATCTGTTGGGGGTGAGACAGGTGCAAGCAGTCAGCTGTTATAATAGCAGGCTTGGCTTTACCTTCTGTCACAGTGTTCTGTCACTTGTTCACACCAAGCCAATGCACTGTCAGAAAGTTTGATATTTAGTGTAAATTTGTGACCCTGGAAATAAACTAACTGGGAGCAAAGTCGTGgcaaacactgacagaaaaaacactgaaaatagtcTGTCGTAGAGCAAGACTAGAGCCAATGCTAGATGCTCTGTGAGTCTGGAGTTCAGCACACAATGATCTGACCTAAATACTAATGTCAATAAGCTAACATGCTCACACTGACAGTACTAACACACTGATCTTTTGCCTCCTGCACAGTcttatttcagtgtgtcagcaCGCCAACATTTGCTAAatagcacaaaacacaaagtgaagctGAGGCTGAAAAAGTAACGGTCACattattcaaattatttcaTGATagcactagatgaaaagttaaatgTCAACATCATGCTGGTgccagaggaaaagtcagacaGTCATCAAAGTCAGTAGgctttatcctctggggaccatgaatgtttgtatcaaatttctttttaaaagggaaaatcagagaatttggacatttgttgcttaaaaaaatactcaaaaGATTAAACAATGATCAAAATAGTTGGTGATTCATTCAATAGTTGATTGACTAATTGGAGCAGCTCTAGATAATCATGTGTAATCTGCATTTCATGCATAGGTTGCATTTCAGCGTATTGTGTCAGAGATCCAGACAACAAGACGACAATAGTGCTTTTCATTAATCACaattaaaaatgtctctctGAAATTCATTCTTACAGGTGTTCAGAGGCACAGTAACAGATGCTCCGGACTTTGATCCCAGCGCCGATGCAGAGGCCCTTTACAATGCCATGAAAGGCTTCGGTGAGTGACTCACTCCTCCGTGATTTTTGGTCATGGGGGTGAAAGGGTCGTCTTTCATTTTCTAGCCACTCGTAGGCTGAATGGTCAAAAGGTTTCACATAGCAGTTAACGACAAGTTGCTGTGAATGAGATGAAGGTTGTTgaaaatgttgctttgtgttcCTCAGGCAGTGATAAAGAGGCCATACTGGACCTGATCACCTCTAAAAGCAATGCACAGAGGCAGGAAGTCATTGCAGCGTACAAAAGCAGCTTTGGAAAGGTTTAAAAATGATAGAAACTTATTTTTCATAGATGGTTTAACTAATGCCACATTTATACAGCAGTTATAATtccattatatatttttattatttcaacagGACCTGATTGAAGATCTGAAGTATGAGCTGACAGGCAAATTTGAGCGTCTTATCGTCAGTCTAATGAGAACCCCTGCCTACCACGATGCCAAAGAAATCCATGATGCACTCAAAGTATGACGTTTAGCTCATAAGAAGACTCTTAAACATATTCATGTCTAATGAAGCATTTATTTACAACTTGATGTTCTCTTTCAAGGGAGCTGGAACAAACGAGAGATGCCTTATTGAAGTCCTGGCATCGAGAAACAACAATCAGATTCATGAGATGGTTGCAGCCTACAAGGATGGTAAGAAGTGTTAAATAAGATGATTTGTTTCAAATCCATATATTTCACGTCTCTTAACATTGATGTCTGTGTCTTCAGCCTATGGCAGTGACATAGAGGAGGATGTAATCGCAGACACTTCAGGTCACTTTAAGAAGATGCTGGTTGTTTTACTTCAGGTCAGTTCACAGAGGAGTTGATGTTATCACCAGTGAAGTATCCAGTCAGCCATAGAGTGACTGTCACAGCCAAAGTATCTTTAACCACTGACTGATCGCAGCATGTTGTCTTGGTTTGATGTTTCCAGGGGACCAGAGATGAGTCAGGAGTGGTGGACGGAGACCTGGTGGAGCAGGATGCACAAGTGagaattttaatattttatgattgGTAGACGGAAGTGCAGCATGCTCGGGCCAATGACTTTGTATGTCGTTCATTGAAAAAGTAATTGAATTGAGTTCATAGATATGAACATGTAGTTGTTACTGTTATATTACTTATGTTCAAATCAAGCAAGTctacaactttgctaacagccaagcaagtgcaacaacacaagacattgcagccagctaatattacaaacaaatccaagaagcccagctcaagtctgtctgttaaatcaaaatcagtttgtatagccctttacaatagccgaacggtacccaaagtgcttcacaacaaaaccataaaataatacataacaaataaatacaattcaAATAGAAATAGATAGAAAGAAtcagacagaatgagtacacctgAGAAACAGTACTGCCCTAATCAGAATTGGAACGTCAATCTAAAAAAAGTGGGTCTCAAGCTTAGATTTAAAAAGGATGAGATCAGTAGTGGTGCAAATGTCAgggggcagtttgttccacGGTCTGGGAGCAGTGACGGCAAAAGAACGATTGCCCCACTGTTTAAATCTCAACCTAGGGACCTTTAACAGAAGCTGACCCAAAGAGCGCAGGGCTCTGCCACAATtgtgaaaagttaaaatctaAGTCAGTCCCAGATATTTAGTTCAACCACTTCTTGCTCGGTCACActcatcttttttcttcttagatGCCTTTCCGTCAGCATCTCCTTCTGTCTATTTGActctgacattatgtccatagaggctgctgagccttaTGATGTTGCCTGTTATTTCCATCAGTTGTTCAAATAgtatatatgaatacatttatgaaacatttagtttttgattTTCCACATTATCTCATCCTCTGCTTTCTTAGGATCTGTATGCAGCTGGAGAAGAGCAGTGGGGGACAGATGAGGCCAAATTCATCATGATCCTGGGAAACCGCAGTGTGACCCACCTTCGCATGGGTGAGAACAGCTCTTAAGGAAATTAGCACCAAAGTGAGGCCTCCAGGCATTCCCACTCTGACCTGAAGTCTGTCAGGAGTTAACGCCAAACGTGAAATTGAGTGAAAGAGTGAAattgtaaaatgatgatttgTAGTTGAACTGGATACAAGAACACTCCTCTACCACTGTACCAATATGTGCCAAGAAAACTGTTGGGTGAAATATGTCAGGTCATTACAGAACAAAATGCAGAATGAGAGATTTTTAGGGGagaagataaagagaaagatgacatgataaaaagaaaatgtagtgCTCACAATGCTAATTCTAACATACAGATGTTTAGCAGGTAGTATTCCCCACTTTCACCATCTTGTTGCAGcttattaacattagcagtgtCTATGTTTTATGTGAATGCCATTGCAGGTATTAGAAGACATAAACCAAGAGACATTTGACCAGATGATGGAGCTAGATTAAAAGTTAGAGGACACAAAGTCTATCAGAGTTTATCCTCAGGGGACCTTGAATATCTGTAGCGAAATTTCATGGCAATAAGTGAAGAATACTAACAtgactaaatgaaatgaatttccTGCTCATCAGTCATCAGTAAAACATTGAACATGAGATGAATAACAGCACTTGATGTTGTCTTCTGTCGTCAGTTTTTGACGCATATGAGAAGCTTACTGAGCTGTCCATAGAggacagcataaagaatgagCTGTCCGGAGACTTTGAGACGTTGATGTTGGCTGTTGGtaagaaacacactgaacataatgttttatgaccACATGGGGAATGTCAAGTCGTCAGGTTAACACATGGCTCTCTTCTTGGTTTTTCACACAGTCCAGTGCATAAGGAGTGTTCCCATGTTCTTTGCCAAGCGCCTTTACAAGTCAATGAAGGTAAACAAGTAATTTTGATATTTAAGAATTGATTTGCACTACTTATAGTTGCTAAACACCCGTCCTTTCTATCATTTCCAGGGTCTTGGTACAGCTGACAACACCCTGATCAGGATCATGATTTGTCGCTCTGAAATAGACATGTTGGACATTCGGGAGTGTTTCCGTTTGAGATACGAGAAGTCACTTTATAACATGATCAAGGTTGgttaaacacttttttaaaaagtactgaATACAATCAAAAGATTGTTCACCTGTAACCTGATTCTGTGTATGTTTTAACCTGTCAGGATGACACTTCAGGGGAATACAAGAGGACTCTACTTAACCTGTGTGGTGGAGATGATGAGTAAGTTACAGATTAGCTGCAAATAACAGAAGCAACCAGATGGGGGTGATAGAGCACCACTTTTCGGGAGTTATTGTTTTCAGAGGGGAGTATAACTCCAAAAATGTTTatgtgtaatatttatatttatttaatcattgaTACATGTTCACATAAATGTACCCACTCTGTACTACTTGAGGTTTCGGCTTTGCTGAGTTTGGTGTCTTGTGTCAAACTGATCATTACAGCTTAGCTGGAGAGTTCTTCCCTGAAGCTGCTCAAATAGCCTACAAGATGTGGGAATTAAGTTCCATGACCAAAGTCCAGGTTTGGGCCCCATCTGCTCCCACTTTagatgtgtctgcatgtttggCTTGGCACTGGCATGCCTCCTAATTACCTGCTGGCCCTACAATGACCCGCTTCTTGCAGTGCCATGAACTTGTACTGATAATGTTGCCATGTCTGCACAGAGAAGGCTTTGTGTAACTGTGGATACGATCAGAATGCTGTTCGCTCAAATACAAAAAGTTTTTGTTATAATGCGCTCACCAAACCACAATTTGCCTCATTTGTCCCAGGAGTGAATGTCAGAAACATCTCAGCATTTTGGCCAACAATAGCTCGTCTCACTAACGCTCTTGTTTTCAGCAAACCCACCTTTTTATTGTTGGTGGTGTCATGGCCTCTGACCTCAAGAGGGCAAACTCCCTCTTAAACGTCTAGAGATTATTTTCAGTACGCTGTTTTCAGAATTATATCAGCGTGATAATATCTTTTGCATATCTTTGTAGatttctgcatgtttaatgCTTAAAGCTTACACATTTGGTGTAACATTAATTTAAcacattaatttaatgtttttaattttgtgaaACTGTTTCCCGCTGCCACTCcacattatatgtgtgtgtatttattgaaTCTCACAATTTCTTTGTGTCAAATGTGTCACTCTGTTATCTTAGCTAAGGCCAACAGTCCGCCCTGCATCCAATTTCGACCCTGCTGCTGATGCACAAGCACTGAGGAAAGCCATGAAGGGATTCGGTATGTAACCCAGAAAGCTAAAGCACAATAACGCCGCTAGAACTTTTTACAAATGTTACTGCCTGGTACTGCTTACAGGAACAGATGAAGATGCAATCATTGACATCGTTGCACAAAGAAGCAACGCTCAGAGACAAGAGATCAGACAGACCTTCAAATCTCTCCTGGGACGGGTGAGAGAAAATCATCATTAGAAACCAAAAATAACTAAGGAGCATATTTCTTACCTCTTCATGTTTTGATGCATGTGTACATCAACCACTGGATATGTTCAATATCTCATCTTTCTAGTTGTTTCCTGTGGCCACTCTATAACGACTAAGTGTGTTTAATCTGTCTCCAGGATCTGATGAAGGACCTGAAGTCTGAACTGTCAAAGAACTTAGAGAGGCTGATTATTGGGCTCATGTTGACCCCTGCAGAGTTTGATGCCAAAATGATGAGAAAGGCAATGGAGGTATCAcctaatgtttttgtttttttcacaagtGACAGTC includes:
- the anxa6 gene encoding annexin A6 isoform X1 → MVFRGTVTDAPDFDPSADAEALYNAMKGFGSDKEAILDLITSKSNAQRQEVIAAYKSSFGKDLIEDLKYELTGKFERLIVSLMRTPAYHDAKEIHDALKGAGTNERCLIEVLASRNNNQIHEMVAAYKDAYGSDIEEDVIADTSGHFKKMLVVLLQGTRDESGVVDGDLVEQDAQDLYAAGEEQWGTDEAKFIMILGNRSVTHLRMVFDAYEKLTELSIEDSIKNELSGDFETLMLAVVQCIRSVPMFFAKRLYKSMKGLGTADNTLIRIMICRSEIDMLDIRECFRLRYEKSLYNMIKDDTSGEYKRTLLNLCGGDDDLAGEFFPEAAQIAYKMWELSSMTKVQLRPTVRPASNFDPAADAQALRKAMKGFGTDEDAIIDIVAQRSNAQRQEIRQTFKSLLGRDLMKDLKSELSKNLERLIIGLMLTPAEFDAKMMRKAMEGAGTDEHSLIEILVTRSNEEIQAMNEAYQNGYKKSLEEAIQSDTSGHFCRILVSLVQGAREEGPADMERANADAQELADACNADSDDMEMKFMSILCTRSFPHLRKVFQEFVKCSNKDIEQIIKKEMSGDVKNAFHAIVRSVKNQPSYFADRLYKAMKGLGTDDRALIRIMVSRCEIDLFNIRKEFKDTHDASLHEFIQVETMIGDTSGDYRKTLLMLCGGED
- the anxa6 gene encoding annexin A6 isoform X2: MVFRGTVTDAPDFDPSADAEALYNAMKGFGSDKEAILDLITSKSNAQRQEVIAAYKSSFGKDLIEDLKYELTGKFERLIVSLMRTPAYHDAKEIHDALKGAGTNERCLIEVLASRNNNQIHEMVAAYKDAYGSDIEEDVIADTSGHFKKMLVVLLQGTRDESGVVDGDLVEQDAQDLYAAGEEQWGTDEAKFIMILGNRSVTHLRMVFDAYEKLTELSIEDSIKNELSGDFETLMLAVVQCIRSVPMFFAKRLYKSMKGLGTADNTLIRIMICRSEIDMLDIRECFRLRYEKSLYNMIKDDTSGEYKRTLLNLCGGDDDLAGEFFPEAAQIAYKMWELSSMTKVQLRPTVRPASNFDPAADAQALRKAMKGFGTDEDAIIDIVAQRSNAQRQEIRQTFKSLLGRDLMKDLKSELSKNLERLIIGLMLTPAEFDAKMMRKAMEGAGTDEHSLIEILVTRSNEEIQAMNEAYQNGYKKSLEEAIQSDTSGHFCRILVSLVQGAREEGPADMERANADAQELADACNADSDDMEMKFMSILCTRSFPHLRKVFQEFVKCSNKDIEQIIKKEMSGDVKNAFHAIVRSVKNQPSYFADRLYKAMKGLGTDDRALIRIMVSRCEIDLFNIRKEFKDTHDASLHEFIQGDTSGDYRKTLLMLCGGED